Proteins found in one Nostoc sp. NIES-3756 genomic segment:
- a CDS encoding tetratricopeptide repeat protein translates to MIEQVAIAFERKDYPTAAKLLKPLLKESPDNPWVQFYQGRLYEVANKRKEAEKIYRQLLKSTANSKIVLQARQGLQRIREIEQEEKQRAIAQATAEPCNTEQGVLILEPFSNELKATAAAKFAEIMQLDVYNARLVLPSRSWKLYRTGRVGELEFYGIQLQQAGIPCFWTAISAIDQIQVFQVNYFLESQPQATVICSNHTNQVGSLRFDWSEVSARVMGLLPIFEEVVDVGAWLKTKRKTQTQDYVQFCDLHLPGRRCIVRLYDQGYEFQQGVEIAPASSQNTIRINWNNLLSWINLHLPQAKVWSDFTPFAETVLEQKEMLGHIQSHINLHRKEKSDWDSAFHLYSGLIFTRLGR, encoded by the coding sequence ATGATTGAACAAGTTGCGATCGCCTTTGAACGTAAAGACTATCCTACAGCCGCTAAACTACTTAAACCTCTGCTAAAAGAATCGCCAGATAATCCTTGGGTGCAATTTTATCAAGGTAGATTGTATGAAGTAGCCAACAAGCGCAAAGAAGCAGAAAAAATCTATCGGCAATTGTTAAAGAGTACAGCCAATAGCAAGATAGTATTACAAGCACGCCAAGGTTTGCAGCGCATACGCGAAATTGAGCAAGAAGAAAAACAAAGAGCGATCGCTCAAGCAACAGCCGAACCCTGCAATACTGAACAAGGGGTTCTCATACTAGAGCCTTTTAGCAATGAACTCAAAGCCACAGCCGCAGCCAAATTTGCCGAAATTATGCAGCTAGATGTCTACAATGCTAGGTTAGTTCTTCCTAGTCGTAGCTGGAAATTATACCGCACTGGGCGCGTGGGAGAACTTGAATTTTACGGCATACAACTACAACAAGCTGGTATTCCTTGCTTTTGGACAGCTATCAGCGCTATTGACCAAATACAAGTATTTCAGGTCAATTATTTTTTAGAGTCTCAACCACAAGCCACTGTTATTTGTTCTAATCATACAAACCAAGTTGGTTCTCTCAGATTTGATTGGTCAGAAGTGTCTGCGCGAGTGATGGGACTGTTACCTATTTTTGAGGAAGTGGTAGACGTTGGTGCTTGGCTAAAAACAAAACGTAAAACCCAAACTCAAGACTATGTGCAGTTTTGTGATTTACATTTACCTGGCAGACGTTGTATTGTGAGACTTTATGATCAAGGTTATGAATTTCAGCAAGGTGTAGAAATTGCGCCTGCATCCAGCCAAAATACCATCAGAATTAACTGGAATAACTTACTAAGCTGGATTAACTTACACTTACCACAAGCAAAAGTTTGGTCAGATTTTACACCCTTTGCCGAGACAGTACTAGAACAAAAAGAAATGCTGGGACACATTCAGTCTCACATTAACCTACATCGTAAGGAAAAGAGTGACTGGGACTCAGCATTTCATTTGTATAGTGGATTGATATTTACGAGGCTAGGGCGATGA
- a CDS encoding 16S rRNA (uracil(1498)-N(3))-methyltransferase has translation MSQLQRITIAPSQLQQELIVLTSQQEHYLKRVLRLRDGDRFIVMDGLGKWWLAQITGEQAQVLEELTVKTELPVTITLLVALPKGSGFDEVVRSCTELGVSCIAPVLSDRTLLNPSPQKLERWRRIAAEAAEQSERAFVPTILEPIAFNEVVTNTTATHRYICEARGEYPHLKNVLTQISGEIVIAIGPEGGWTDKELEQAAAFSFQPVSLGQRILRAVTAPLVALSLITAACEA, from the coding sequence ATGTCTCAACTGCAACGAATTACGATCGCACCCTCCCAACTCCAGCAAGAGCTAATTGTACTGACATCCCAGCAAGAACATTATTTAAAACGGGTGTTACGCTTGCGTGATGGCGATCGCTTTATCGTCATGGATGGATTGGGTAAATGGTGGTTAGCCCAAATCACAGGGGAACAAGCCCAAGTCTTAGAAGAATTAACTGTAAAAACAGAATTACCTGTAACAATCACACTGCTAGTTGCTTTACCTAAAGGCAGTGGATTTGATGAAGTTGTCCGCAGTTGTACGGAGTTGGGAGTAAGTTGTATTGCTCCAGTTTTGAGCGATCGCACTTTACTAAATCCTAGTCCCCAAAAGCTGGAACGTTGGCGACGTATAGCCGCAGAAGCCGCAGAACAATCAGAGCGTGCGTTTGTACCAACAATTTTAGAACCAATAGCTTTTAATGAAGTAGTAACTAATACTACAGCCACTCATCGTTATATCTGTGAAGCGCGTGGTGAGTATCCCCATCTAAAAAACGTACTGACACAAATCTCTGGAGAAATTGTAATTGCGATCGGCCCGGAAGGGGGATGGACGGACAAAGAACTAGAACAAGCCGCAGCCTTTAGCTTTCAACCAGTATCTTTAGGACAGCGAATCTTGCGTGCAGTTACAGCGCCTTTGGTAGCATTATCCTTAATCACCGCCGCTTGTGAGGCATAA
- a CDS encoding histidine kinase: MKNILKSLVTISALSSIVIAPILVNAGQAFAETKKGTDASYVGAGVAVGVTNGGNDSGNFGGNLTGRLKLGNTPFSARSNVIWNDQTSAIIPEVSVDLPIANRTNAFVTGGYSFVEKNGANTPIGNRDAVVVGAGVESEVAQNFLIYTNAKVGLRSYQDDGASAVSINGGIGYRFK; the protein is encoded by the coding sequence ATGAAGAATATACTCAAGTCTTTGGTGACAATTTCTGCATTGTCTTCAATAGTCATTGCACCTATTTTAGTTAATGCTGGTCAAGCATTTGCGGAAACTAAAAAAGGTACTGATGCAAGTTATGTTGGTGCTGGTGTAGCTGTCGGTGTAACTAATGGTGGCAATGATTCTGGTAACTTTGGTGGTAATCTTACAGGCCGTCTCAAATTAGGAAATACACCATTTTCTGCACGCAGTAATGTTATTTGGAATGATCAGACGAGTGCTATCATCCCAGAAGTTTCTGTAGATTTGCCAATTGCTAATCGCACTAATGCGTTTGTTACTGGTGGTTATTCCTTTGTAGAAAAAAATGGTGCTAATACTCCCATTGGTAACAGAGATGCTGTAGTCGTAGGTGCAGGAGTTGAATCAGAAGTTGCTCAAAACTTCTTGATTTACACTAACGCCAAAGTAGGACTCCGTTCTTACCAAGATGATGGTGCTTCTGCTGTCAGCATCAATGGCGGTATTGGTTATCGGTTTAAGTAA
- the sir gene encoding sulfite reductase, ferredoxin dependent, with the protein MVKSAPPPTTSRKPSKVEGLKENSNFLREPVATQILEDTTHFTEDAVQILKFHGSYQQDNRDNRVKGQEKDYQFMLRTKNPGGLVPPQLYLALDKLADEYGNNTLRATTRQGFQLHGILKKNLKAAIATIIKNLGSTLGACGDINRNVMAPPVPFKNRAEYQYAWEYAQNIADLLSPLTGAYYEIWLDGEKAISAQESPEVKAARERNGNGTIIHDTEEPLYGTYYMPRKFKVSVTVPGDNSIDLYSQDLTLVVITDAQGNLEGFNIFAGGGLGRTHNKEETFARLADPIGYVAKEDVYDAVKAIVATQRDYGDRTDRRHARLKYLINDWGVDKFRAKVEEYFGNPLEPFKPLPEFKYHDFLGWHEQGDGKLFLGISIDNGRVKDEGSFQLKTALREIVEQFNLPIRLTPHQNLIFYEIDPENKQTIQNILDSRGIVSDPTTIDPLVRYAMACPALPTCGLAITESERAIPGILERIHALLDKVGLQDEHFVVRMTGCPNGCARPYMAELGFVGSAPESYQVWLGGSPNQTRLAQPYVERLHHNDIESLLEPILVYFKKSRQTGESFGDFCDRVSFDAIREFAAQYQPETTPVTIEPEAPQAANKPRKARYRVSLHDDLYAKLKSSATSQGRSMTDLVRDALEAYFQNQP; encoded by the coding sequence ATGGTTAAATCTGCTCCTCCTCCTACCACTAGTCGTAAGCCTTCCAAAGTCGAAGGACTTAAAGAAAACAGTAATTTTTTACGTGAACCTGTAGCAACGCAAATCCTTGAGGATACGACTCATTTTACAGAAGATGCGGTACAAATCCTTAAGTTTCACGGTTCTTATCAACAGGATAACCGGGACAACCGCGTCAAAGGTCAGGAGAAAGATTACCAGTTTATGCTGCGGACAAAAAATCCAGGTGGACTTGTCCCGCCGCAGCTTTACTTAGCTTTAGACAAGCTAGCTGATGAATATGGCAACAATACCCTGCGGGCTACTACTCGTCAAGGGTTCCAACTGCACGGGATTTTAAAGAAAAATCTTAAAGCAGCGATCGCTACAATTATTAAAAACTTAGGTTCTACTTTGGGTGCTTGCGGCGATATCAACCGCAACGTTATGGCTCCCCCTGTTCCCTTCAAGAATCGTGCTGAATATCAGTACGCTTGGGAATATGCCCAAAATATCGCTGACTTACTCTCGCCCCTCACTGGCGCTTATTACGAAATCTGGCTTGATGGAGAAAAAGCCATCAGCGCCCAAGAAAGTCCAGAGGTGAAAGCCGCCAGAGAACGTAATGGTAATGGGACAATCATCCACGATACAGAAGAACCTCTGTATGGTACTTACTACATGCCGCGTAAGTTTAAGGTAAGTGTAACTGTACCAGGAGATAATTCGATTGATTTATATTCCCAAGACTTAACTTTAGTCGTCATCACCGATGCTCAGGGGAACCTAGAAGGATTTAATATCTTTGCTGGTGGTGGTTTAGGACGGACACACAACAAAGAAGAAACTTTCGCTCGACTGGCAGATCCCATTGGTTATGTAGCCAAGGAAGATGTGTATGATGCAGTCAAAGCCATTGTCGCTACTCAAAGAGATTATGGCGATCGCACTGACCGCCGTCACGCTCGGTTAAAATACCTAATCAACGATTGGGGTGTTGACAAGTTCCGCGCCAAAGTTGAAGAATATTTTGGCAACCCCCTAGAACCTTTCAAGCCATTACCAGAGTTTAAATATCACGATTTCCTGGGTTGGCATGAACAAGGCGATGGTAAGTTGTTCTTGGGTATTTCCATTGACAACGGCCGGGTAAAAGATGAAGGTTCGTTCCAACTGAAAACAGCCTTACGGGAAATTGTCGAGCAATTTAACCTACCCATCCGCCTAACACCCCACCAAAACCTGATTTTCTACGAAATTGACCCAGAGAACAAACAAACTATTCAAAACATTCTCGATAGTCGTGGTATAGTCTCTGACCCTACTACTATCGACCCTCTAGTGCGCTATGCAATGGCTTGTCCAGCTTTACCTACCTGTGGTCTAGCCATCACCGAGTCAGAAAGAGCCATCCCTGGAATTTTAGAAAGAATCCACGCTCTTTTAGATAAAGTGGGTTTACAAGATGAACATTTTGTGGTAAGGATGACAGGCTGTCCTAACGGTTGCGCCCGTCCTTACATGGCAGAACTAGGTTTTGTTGGTAGCGCTCCAGAAAGTTATCAAGTATGGCTGGGTGGTTCACCTAATCAGACACGCTTGGCACAACCTTATGTAGAGCGGTTACACCACAACGATATCGAAAGCTTACTAGAGCCGATTTTGGTCTATTTTAAGAAATCGCGGCAAACTGGGGAAAGCTTTGGTGATTTTTGCGATCGCGTCAGTTTTGATGCCATCCGCGAATTTGCCGCCCAGTACCAACCAGAGACAACACCAGTCACCATCGAACCAGAAGCGCCCCAGGCTGCTAATAAACCCCGAAAAGCACGGTATCGGGTGAGCCTACATGATGATTTGTATGCCAAGCTTAAGTCATCAGCTACAAGTCAAGGTAGGTCGATGACTGATTTAGTAAGAGATGCTTTAGAGGCTTACTTCCAAAATCAGCCGTAA